The Infirmifilum lucidum DNA segment CTACGCCAGCATAGAAATTGTCACTGCTTATCACCGGCCCAAGAAAGTACCGCAGCCCTCTTTCCTCGGCCTTCTCGACAAGGCTCTTCAAGACTTCATAGTCGGGCACAGCTACTAGGCAATCCCCCCTAGTGTACGTGTTCAGCGTGCCGCCGGGGACGTACGATGCCCCTGTGGCAATGACGAAGTCTCCAACTCTCATCTCCTTCAAGAATCCACCACAAGTGCCGAATCTGACGATGAGCTTCGCGCCCAGCATTATCAGCTCTTCGAAAACAATGGCAGCTGAAGGTGCGCCAATGCCGTGCGTAGCAACGGTCACGTCTACGCCTCTCCACTTGCCAGTGTAGACGAGGAACCCCCTGTTCTCGTTAACGAGTCTCGCATCTTCAAGTAGTGTTGAAAGCTGCTTTACGCGGGCAGGATCACCTGAAGCAACAACTCTAGGTGCAATGTCTCCAGGTTTAGCCAGTATGTGTAGAGGTTTCGCCATCCCGTAGAAATCGCCCACCCCCTATATTTCTTTAATCTTTAAGACTTTCTCCAGGTTTGGATTCTCGTCCAGAGCCCTCCTCAGAACACTTAGAGCGGTGGCTTCGCCCTGATGGATTATTCTTTCCTCGTCTAGTTTGACGTGCCTACCTCCGCGCACGACGATATTGCCCTTGACGATTACCGTGTCGACGTCTCCAGCCGAAGCCGAGTACACGACGAGAGAATAGGGGTTAAACGAGGGCCTAAGGTGTGGCTTCTTGATATCAACCAGTATAACGTCGGCCTCGAAGCCTCTCTTAATTACGCCGTTCTTTAGACCTAGAAGTCTCGCTGCACCCCTGGTAGCCATCTCGAGGACGTCGTA contains these protein-coding regions:
- a CDS encoding purine-nucleoside phosphorylase produces the protein MAKPLHILAKPGDIAPRVVASGDPARVKQLSTLLEDARLVNENRGFLVYTGKWRGVDVTVATHGIGAPSAAIVFEELIMLGAKLIVRFGTCGGFLKEMRVGDFVIATGASYVPGGTLNTYTRGDCLVAVPDYEVLKSLVEKAEERGLRYFLGPVISSDNFYAGVDFLNEWIKRGMIAVDMEAATLMVLSRIRGVKAGAAFVVSDVIGEVYAKMATAEELREAVDKASRAVLDAVVSVKI